One window of the Sporomusaceae bacterium genome contains the following:
- a CDS encoding 4Fe-4S binding protein codes for MRNKLQPYLFWILLAFLAIGFVYPAIGVIALVCMLAPVVIAPFRGRFWCGNWCPRGSFYDNVLARFSPKRPIPPFFRSKGLRIFMLAFIMTVFSVQTYFAWGDLAAMGMVFINLIFVTTVVGVILGVIYHQRTWCAFCPMGTLASWLSRGAMPLKVAPSCVSCGLCTKACPLQLQPQSGKETGAFTDGDCLKCDRCTAVCPKKALRFEG; via the coding sequence ATGCGCAACAAACTGCAGCCGTATCTTTTCTGGATTTTGCTCGCCTTTCTGGCGATCGGTTTCGTTTATCCGGCGATCGGCGTGATCGCGCTGGTTTGCATGCTGGCGCCGGTGGTTATCGCCCCCTTCAGGGGCCGCTTCTGGTGCGGCAATTGGTGCCCGCGCGGCAGTTTTTACGACAACGTGCTGGCCCGCTTCTCGCCTAAGCGGCCCATCCCTCCCTTCTTCCGCAGCAAGGGTCTGCGGATTTTCATGCTGGCGTTCATCATGACGGTGTTTTCCGTGCAGACTTATTTCGCCTGGGGCGATTTGGCGGCGATGGGGATGGTGTTCATCAACCTGATCTTCGTGACGACGGTGGTGGGCGTTATTCTCGGTGTAATTTATCACCAGCGGACGTGGTGCGCGTTCTGCCCGATGGGGACGCTGGCGTCGTGGCTTAGCCGCGGGGCGATGCCGCTGAAGGTGGCGCCGAGCTGCGTAAGCTGCGGATTATGCACGAAGGCTTGTCCGCTGCAGCTTCAGCCGCAGAGTGGCAAGGAGACGGGGGCGTTCACGGACGGCGACTGCCTGAAGTGCGACCGCTGCACGGCGGTGTGCCCGAAGAAGGCGCTGAGGTTCGAGGGCTAG
- a CDS encoding (Fe-S)-binding protein yields the protein MSDDKKLLTEVEDAIANCMKCGNCMEVCPIYKEFKTESTVARGKIALMESVINGQSDITAGFDQRMAMCVSCKACTAKCPCGVKADELIIKGREAVVKARGLHPIKKAAFALLKARPLFDLGLRMAGMFGSLAFKKLPGRMATVARFPMPGLDRKRVMAPFASTPLRSQYPEVVKVDNPKFRVAFFTGCTINYIYTDVGQAVMNVLKENDVEVTLPPMQHCCAVPVHISGDIELAKVFAKHNIETFERYNPDYIVAACGSCTMAWKKDYPDMFADDPDMKARAEKLAAKTYEISQFLVDVVKFRRDNLGEVNATVTMHDPCHMARGIAVTAQPREVLKAIPGVKFVEMKEPARCCGAGGSFSLAHYDVARTINDRKVADIASTGADTVATGCGMCRMHITDGLVQSGRNEQVFHTVQLLDKAYKAGKKDEPKKPKDEFHFH from the coding sequence ATGAGCGACGATAAAAAATTGCTGACCGAAGTGGAAGATGCGATCGCCAATTGCATGAAGTGCGGCAATTGCATGGAGGTCTGTCCGATTTATAAGGAGTTCAAGACGGAGTCGACGGTGGCCCGCGGCAAGATCGCCCTGATGGAGTCGGTGATTAACGGCCAGAGCGATATCACCGCCGGCTTCGACCAGCGGATGGCGATGTGCGTGAGCTGCAAGGCTTGTACGGCAAAGTGCCCGTGCGGCGTGAAGGCCGACGAGCTGATCATCAAGGGCCGGGAGGCGGTCGTGAAGGCGCGCGGTCTGCACCCGATCAAGAAGGCGGCGTTCGCGCTGCTGAAGGCCCGCCCGCTGTTCGATCTGGGCCTGCGGATGGCCGGTATGTTCGGGTCGCTGGCGTTTAAGAAGCTGCCCGGCCGCATGGCGACGGTGGCCCGGTTCCCGATGCCCGGCCTGGACCGCAAGCGGGTTATGGCGCCGTTCGCCTCCACCCCGCTCCGCAGCCAGTACCCGGAGGTGGTGAAGGTCGATAACCCGAAATTCAGGGTGGCTTTCTTCACCGGCTGCACGATCAATTATATTTATACCGACGTCGGCCAGGCGGTGATGAACGTTCTGAAGGAGAACGACGTGGAGGTTACGCTGCCGCCTATGCAGCACTGCTGCGCGGTGCCGGTGCATATCTCGGGCGACATCGAGCTGGCGAAGGTGTTCGCGAAGCACAATATCGAGACGTTCGAGCGCTACAACCCCGATTATATCGTGGCGGCCTGCGGTTCGTGCACGATGGCGTGGAAGAAGGATTATCCCGATATGTTCGCCGACGACCCGGATATGAAGGCGCGGGCGGAGAAGCTGGCCGCCAAGACGTACGAGATCAGCCAGTTCCTGGTGGATGTGGTGAAGTTCCGCCGCGACAATCTCGGCGAGGTGAACGCGACGGTGACGATGCACGACCCGTGCCACATGGCGCGCGGCATCGCGGTGACGGCCCAGCCGCGCGAGGTGTTGAAGGCCATCCCGGGCGTGAAGTTCGTGGAGATGAAGGAACCGGCCCGCTGCTGCGGCGCGGGGGGGTCGTTCAGCCTGGCGCACTATGATGTGGCCCGGACGATCAACGACCGCAAGGTGGCCGATATCGCGTCGACAGGCGCCGATACGGTGGCCACCGGCTGCGGGATGTGCCGGATGCATATCACCGACGGCCTGGTGCAGAGCGGCCGCAATGAGCAGGTTTTCCACACGGTGCAACTGCTCGACAAGGCTTATAAGGCCGGCAAAAAGGATGAGCCGAAAAAGCCGAAGGACGAGTTCCACTTCCATTAA
- a CDS encoding metal-dependent hydrolase: MDSLSHALVGVAVAGLSGHQPALGDPIYIAAVLGAQAPDFDIVTQVRGNISYLRQHRAFSHSIPGVALWAAAIAVALKLFMPQADIGQILLWAFAGGLSHTVLDYFNSHGTAILWPFRRERKSYPLLNVFDPILTVLLLAVYATRLPVEQVSYLSFATLGLYIFARYCLRKRAYAWLANRFAGELPTRIWVMPCLSRLFYWDFVVETDRRHINGRLGALFPLLSIKADLPRQELSPLAEQASKTSLGEFFTTFTPFIYFEESAEDEGKVNIYDLRYHRGGEFVHSATITFTPDMTLRDAYIHSLGQTVKVTE; the protein is encoded by the coding sequence ATGGACTCATTATCGCACGCGCTCGTCGGCGTGGCGGTAGCCGGACTGTCCGGACACCAGCCAGCGCTCGGCGACCCGATATATATCGCCGCCGTACTCGGCGCCCAGGCTCCCGATTTCGATATCGTGACCCAGGTAAGGGGCAATATTTCCTACTTGAGACAGCACCGGGCGTTTTCCCATTCGATCCCGGGTGTCGCCCTGTGGGCGGCGGCGATCGCCGTCGCGTTGAAGCTGTTCATGCCGCAGGCCGATATCGGGCAGATTTTGCTGTGGGCTTTCGCCGGCGGCCTGTCGCATACTGTCTTAGATTATTTTAACTCCCACGGGACGGCAATATTATGGCCTTTTCGCCGGGAGCGGAAAAGTTATCCCCTGCTGAATGTGTTCGACCCCATTCTGACGGTGCTGCTGCTGGCGGTGTACGCAACCCGTCTGCCGGTCGAGCAGGTGTCGTACCTGAGTTTCGCGACGCTGGGCTTGTATATTTTCGCCAGGTACTGTCTGCGCAAACGGGCTTACGCCTGGCTGGCGAACAGGTTCGCCGGCGAGCTGCCGACCCGCATCTGGGTGATGCCGTGCCTCAGCCGGCTGTTTTACTGGGACTTCGTGGTGGAGACCGACCGCCGCCACATTAACGGCCGCCTGGGAGCGCTTTTCCCGCTGCTGAGCATCAAGGCCGATCTGCCGCGTCAGGAGCTGTCGCCGCTGGCCGAGCAGGCGAGCAAGACGTCGCTGGGCGAGTTTTTCACGACCTTCACGCCTTTTATTTACTTTGAAGAATCGGCCGAGGACGAGGGCAAGGTGAATATCTACGATCTGCGTTACCACCGGGGCGGCGAATTCGTGCACAGCGCCACCATCACCTTTACGCCGGATATGACGCTGCGGGACGCGTATATCCATTCGCTGGGCCAAACGGTGAAGGTAACGGAGTAG
- a CDS encoding FAD-linked oxidase C-terminal domain-containing protein: protein MQSGLMDSLKRIVGTEHVLTNQEDLLCYSYDATPGFSHMPDAVVMPGTADEVAKVLAAANDAKVPVYPRGSGTNLSAGTVPLKGGIVLLMTRMNKIVEIDTANLIAVTEPGVVVADLNKAVEEFGLIYPPDPGTVATATMGGTVSENAGGLRGLKYGVSKHYIMGLEVVLADGRILNTGGKTVKDVAGYDMTKLFTGSEGTLGVITKITVKLMPAPEARKAMLATFGNLDDAGQAISAIIAAKIIPATLEIMDNATIRTVEDFSKVGLPTTAEAVLLIEVDGIPEVVEKEAAKVVEVLKANNAAEIRVAKDAGERDKIWAARRAALPALAKLRPTTFVEDATVPRSKVPDMIRAVNEIAARYNVTIGTFGHAGDGNLHPTIVCDIRDDAEMDRVYKAMDEIFAVSLKLGGTLSGEHGIGVGKLRYMESQFGPAGMAAMRSIKKALDPNCILNPGKLVGECG, encoded by the coding sequence ATGCAGAGTGGCTTGATGGATTCTCTTAAGCGGATCGTCGGGACGGAGCATGTCCTGACAAACCAGGAAGACCTGTTGTGTTATTCTTATGACGCCACACCGGGTTTCTCGCATATGCCGGACGCAGTGGTTATGCCGGGAACGGCCGACGAGGTGGCGAAGGTTCTGGCGGCGGCCAACGACGCCAAGGTTCCCGTGTATCCCCGCGGCTCCGGAACGAATCTGAGCGCCGGCACCGTCCCTCTGAAGGGCGGCATCGTGCTGCTGATGACTCGCATGAACAAGATCGTGGAGATCGATACCGCGAACCTGATCGCCGTGACCGAGCCGGGCGTGGTGGTGGCCGACCTGAATAAGGCGGTGGAGGAGTTCGGCCTGATTTATCCTCCCGATCCCGGTACGGTGGCGACGGCAACGATGGGCGGGACGGTGTCGGAGAACGCCGGGGGCCTGCGCGGCCTGAAGTACGGTGTTTCGAAGCATTATATCATGGGCCTGGAAGTGGTGCTGGCCGACGGCCGGATCCTGAACACCGGCGGCAAGACGGTCAAGGATGTGGCCGGCTACGATATGACGAAGCTGTTCACCGGTTCGGAGGGGACGCTGGGGGTCATCACGAAGATAACGGTCAAGCTGATGCCGGCGCCCGAGGCGCGCAAGGCGATGCTGGCGACGTTCGGCAATCTGGACGACGCCGGCCAGGCTATCTCGGCGATTATCGCGGCGAAGATCATCCCGGCGACGCTGGAGATTATGGATAACGCCACCATCCGCACGGTGGAGGATTTCTCGAAGGTCGGCCTGCCGACAACGGCCGAGGCGGTGCTGCTGATCGAGGTGGACGGCATCCCCGAGGTTGTGGAGAAGGAAGCCGCGAAGGTGGTCGAGGTGCTGAAGGCTAATAACGCGGCCGAGATCCGCGTGGCCAAGGACGCGGGCGAACGCGACAAGATCTGGGCGGCCCGCCGCGCGGCGCTGCCGGCGCTGGCAAAGCTGCGGCCGACGACGTTCGTCGAGGACGCGACGGTGCCCCGCAGTAAGGTGCCGGATATGATCCGCGCCGTAAATGAGATCGCCGCCCGTTACAATGTGACGATCGGCACGTTCGGCCACGCCGGCGACGGCAACCTCCACCCGACGATTGTGTGCGATATCCGCGACGATGCCGAGATGGACCGGGTGTATAAGGCGATGGACGAGATTTTCGCCGTTTCCCTCAAGCTGGGCGGCACGCTTTCCGGCGAACACGGTATCGGCGTGGGCAAGCTGCGGTATATGGAGAGCCAGTTCGGTCCCGCCGGGATGGCGGCGATGCGGTCGATCAAGAAAGCCCTCGACCCCAACTGTATCCTGAATCCGGGAAAACTTGTCGGGGAGTGTGGATAA
- a CDS encoding sugar diacid recognition domain-containing protein: MKELYRSLDPHFSQTLVDIVAAELNKNVNICDHKGVIIASFSKERISQVHECAANMLASGSVYEFSVTDEDCSRFKGVRKGFNVPIIFDGRCAGVIGVTGEPEAAAPYARLAARFVQAALESSARQEKLVRALQEKEELQTIFLNKIIAVQEEERRKISRELHDETSQALTSIIVGLRVLSEQMGGEEERSRVLAMRDLAAKTLEDVHRLAVELRPVLLDDLGLVAAAHKYIESYSHQYGLPVDIDFAGLSRERFRPEVEIALYRILQEALTNIVKHALASQVRVSLKKVRSRLRLSVTDNGIGFEIAALQTAAAGTCLGIHGMRERVAILDGAFSVQSAPGAGTTITAEVPLKAKHNHGRP, translated from the coding sequence GTGAAAGAACTCTACCGCAGCCTCGACCCCCACTTCTCCCAGACGCTCGTCGACATCGTCGCCGCCGAGCTCAACAAAAACGTCAACATCTGCGACCACAAAGGCGTAATCATCGCCTCCTTCAGCAAAGAGCGGATCTCCCAGGTCCACGAATGCGCGGCCAACATGCTCGCCTCCGGCAGCGTATACGAATTCTCCGTCACCGACGAGGACTGCTCCCGCTTCAAAGGCGTCCGCAAAGGCTTCAACGTCCCCATCATCTTCGACGGCCGCTGCGCCGGCGTCATCGGCGTCACCGGCGAGCCCGAGGCCGCCGCCCCATATGCCCGGCTGGCCGCCCGGTTTGTCCAGGCCGCTCTCGAATCCAGCGCCCGGCAGGAAAAACTCGTCCGTGCCCTCCAGGAAAAAGAAGAACTGCAGACCATCTTCCTCAACAAAATAATCGCCGTCCAGGAAGAAGAACGCCGCAAAATATCCCGCGAGCTCCACGACGAAACCAGCCAGGCCCTAACCTCCATCATCGTCGGCCTGCGCGTCCTCTCCGAGCAGATGGGCGGGGAGGAGGAGCGCTCCAGGGTCCTCGCCATGCGCGACCTCGCCGCCAAAACCCTCGAAGACGTCCACCGCCTCGCGGTCGAACTCCGTCCCGTCCTCCTCGACGACCTCGGCCTCGTCGCCGCGGCCCACAAATACATCGAAAGCTATTCCCATCAGTACGGCCTGCCCGTCGACATCGACTTCGCCGGCCTCTCGCGCGAACGCTTCCGGCCCGAAGTCGAAATCGCCCTCTACCGCATCCTCCAGGAAGCGCTCACCAACATCGTCAAACACGCCCTCGCCAGCCAGGTGCGGGTCTCGCTCAAAAAAGTGCGCAGCCGGCTCCGCCTCAGCGTTACCGACAACGGCATCGGCTTCGAAATCGCCGCCCTGCAGACCGCCGCTGCCGGCACCTGCCTCGGCATCCACGGTATGCGCGAGCGCGTCGCCATCCTCGACGGCGCCTTCTCCGTCCAGTCAGCCCCCGGCGCGGGGACGACGATCACCGCCGAAGTTCCCCTCAAAGCCAAGCATAACCACGGCCGCCCATAA